From a region of the Zingiber officinale cultivar Zhangliang chromosome 10B, Zo_v1.1, whole genome shotgun sequence genome:
- the LOC122029072 gene encoding RNA-binding protein 39-like has product MSVPLAIALSGQHLLGQPVMIKPSEAEKNLVQSTATDAGVAGAAERKIYVGNLHYNITEEQLRQIFEPFGTMDLVQLPLDETGQCRGYGFIQFAQLEHAKAAQSLNGKLDIAGCIIKNGIKETGTTAVDFDDEDGGGLIMRNCVETVRATDRSQILDDDHAFWMTLMGCKDEGHLGCLFSNGRNN; this is encoded by the exons ATGTCGGTGCCACTGGCTATTGCACTGTCTGGCCAACATTTGCTGGGCCAACCTGTAATGATCAAACCTTCTGAAGCTGAAAAGAATCTTGTTCAGTCAACAGCTACAGATGCTGGTGTTGCAGGAGCTGCTGAAAGAAAGATTTATGTTGGAAACCTTCACTATAACATTACAGAAGAGCAACTTCGCCAG atcTTTGAACCATTTGGGACTATGGATCTTGTTCAATTACCACTTGATGAAACAGGGCAGTGTCGAGGTTATGGATTCA TTCAGTTTGCTCAGCTTGAGCATGCAAAGGCTGCTCAAAGTTTAAATGGGAAATTGGACATTGCTGGCTGCATCATAAAG AACGGTATTAAGGAGACTGGGACAACTGCTGTCGACTTTGATGATGAAGATGGTGGTGGTTTG ATCATGAGGAATTGTGTTGAAACTGTAAGGGCCACAGATAGATCACAGATTTTGGATGATGACCATGCTTTTTGGATGACACTGATGGGATGCAAAGATGAGGGACACTTGGGCTGCCTTTTCTCTAATGGAAGAAACAACtag
- the LOC122029735 gene encoding phosphoribosylformylglycinamidine cyclo-ligase, chloroplastic-like, translating to MNVSFSSPTEHLLRFTASGGKPSAPATVRSSTAWRSFRLPAPAGSARIRRMSISCSGSGSEVRGLTYKDAGVDIDAGSELVRRIAKMAPGIGGFGGLFPLGDSYLVAGTDGVGTKLKLAFETGIHDTIGIDLVAMSVNDIITSGAKPLFFLDYFATSNLDVDLAEKVIKGIVHGCQQSDCALLGGETAEMPDFYAKGEYDLSGFAVGIVEKNKVINGKNIEAGDVLIGLPSSGVHSNGFSLVRRVLLQSGLSLNDQLPNNNGESITLGKALMAPTVIYVKQVLDIISKWSVKGIAHITGGGFTDNIPRVFPTGLGAKIFIDSWEIPALFKWLKQAGGIEESEMRRTFNMGIGMVLVVSRETATGILSECQGSSGAFLIGEVLNGEGVEYV from the exons ATGAACGTCAGCTTCAGTTCGCCGACGGAGCATCTGCTTCGCTTCACAGCCTCCGGAGGAAAGCCTTCGGCTCCGGCAACTGTTAGATCAAGCACGGCCTGGCGATCTTTTCGGCTTCCTGCTCCGGCGGGGTCCGCGAGAATAAGGCGAATGAGTATCTCTTGTTCGGGTTCTGGGTCAGAGGTCCGTGGGCTCACTTACAAGGATGCCGGCGTGGACATCGACGCAGGTTCAGAGCTGGTTCGTAGGATCGCTAAGATGGCGCCCGGAATAGGAGGGTTCGGCGGCCTTTTTCCATTAG GTGACTCCTACCTTGTTGCTGGCACTGATGGTGTTGGCACCAAACTGAAGCTTGCATTTGAAACTGGTATCCATGACACAATTGGGATTGATCTG GTGGCTATGAGTGTGAATGACATAATTACTTCTGGAGCAAAACCATTATTCTTCCTTGATTACTTTGCGACCAGTAATCTTGATGTTGACCTTGCTGAAAAG GTGATAAAGGGAATTGTTCATGGATGCCAACAATCTGATTGTGCTCTGTTGGGAGGGGAG ACAGCGGAGATGCCAGATTTTTATGCCAAAGGAGAATACGACTTGAGTGGATTTGCTGTTGGCATTGTTGAGAAGAATAAGGTTATCAATGGTAAGAACATTGAGGCTGGAGATGTTCTTATCGGTCTTCCATCTAGTGGTGTGCACTCTAATGGCTTTTCTCTTGTCAGAAG GGTTCTGTTACAGAGTGGTCTTTCATTAAATGATCAGCTTCCAAACAACAATGGCGAAAGCATCACTTTAGGCAAAGCTTTAATGGCACCTACAGTCATCTATGTCAAGCAG GTGTTGGACATTATCAGCAAGTGGAGTGTCAAAGGAATAGCTCACATCACCGGCGGTGGATTTACTGATAACATCCCAAGAGTATTTCCTACCGGACTCGGAGCTAAAATTTTTATAGATTCCTGGGAAATACCTGCTCTATTCAAATGGTTAAAACAG GCTGGAGGTATCGAGGAATCAGAGATGAGGCGTACTTTTAACATGGGAATTGGCATGGTTCTTGTAGTGAGCAGGGAAACGGCCACAGGAATTCTATCAGAATGCCAGGGCTCTTCAGGAGCTTTTCTCATTGGGGAGGTCTTAAATGGTGAAGGCGTCGAGTATGTATAA